One genomic segment of Odocoileus virginianus isolate 20LAN1187 ecotype Illinois chromosome 33, Ovbor_1.2, whole genome shotgun sequence includes these proteins:
- the SPN gene encoding leukosialin: MPVALKMILLLFLFGSMEAKNVTEASPNSTPLWTSETTTRSLSSVSGIPTFNSMTTSLTTNKFPEMGDNPGTQTFLLFSIPDTANVVSSPETSPAASRGSPVSESTISQEDSTKKSTMPMKIPDGPSIPGVSVTKTIGFPTMTGKTMATSPLETTNGTSETPVTMATSPLETTNGTSGTPVTMATSPLETTNGTSGTPVAMATSPLETSSGTSKLLLTMATSSLEISGGTSRSPVTMATSSLETSSGTSEPLVTTATNSLKTINMTSGSPVIMKTSSPEISKRISGLLVTTPATSLKTPMGTSGSSSPGVTPSGPNTSTNKLIPAQGAKGTLLVAVLVALLVVVVLGALILLWRRRQKRKTGVLTLNRSGKRNGVVDAWAGVARVSDEEAMTATEGASGGNSDPDGPHREGSGQRPTLTTFFGRQKSRQGSVALEERKAGPASSLKAEEEPLVGNKDEGAEAPTSNGPEVKEVKTP, translated from the coding sequence ATGCCCGTTGCTTTGAAAATGATcctgcttctcttcctcttcGGGAGCATGGAGGCAAAAAATGTGACTGAAGCATCTCCAAACAGCACTCCTTTGTGGACATCTGAAACCACAACACGCTCTCTTTCTTCGGTCTCTGGGATCCCAACTTTCAACTCAATGACAACCAGTCTTACAACAAACAAGTTCCCTGAGATGGGTGATAACCCTGGGACCCAGACTTTCCTGCTTTTCTCAATTCCCGATACAGCCAATGTGGTGTCCTCTCCTGAAACTTCCCCTGCTGCCAGCAGGGGCAGTCCTGTATCTGAGTCAACAATCTCCCAGGAAGATTCAACCAAGAAGTCAACAATGCCCATGAAAATCCCTGATGGCCCCAGCATACCTGGTGTCTCAGTAACGAAAACTATAGGATTCCCCACTATGACTGGTAAAACCATGGCAACTAGCCCTCTGGAGACCACCAATGGGACCAGTGAAACCCCTGTCACTATGGCAACTAGCCCTCTGGAGACCACCAATGGGACCAGTGGAACCCCTGTCACCATGGCAACTAGCCCTCTGGAGACCACCAATGGGACCAGTGGAACCCCTGTCGCCATGGCAACTAGCCCTCTGGAGACCTCCAGTGGGACCAGCAAACTCCTATTAACTATGGCAACTAGCTCTCTGGAGATCTCTGGTGGGACCAGTAGATCTCCTGTCACCATGGCAACAAGCTCTCTGGAGACCTCCAGTGGAACCAGTGAACCCCTTGTCACCACAGCAACTAACTCTCTGAAGACCATCAATATGACCAGTGGATCCCCCGTCATCATGAAAACTAGCTCTCCTGAGATCTCCAAGAGGATCAGTGGACTCTTGGTCACCACGCCAGCTACCTCTTTGAAGACTCCCATGGGGACCAGTGGCTCCTCTAGCCCTGGAGTAACACCATCCGGCCCAAATACCTCCACAAACAAACTCATTCCAGCTCAGGGGGCAAAAGGCACCCTGCTGGTGGCTGTGCTTGTGGCCCTGCTGGTGGTCGTTGTCCTCGGGGCATTGATCCTGTTGTGGCGCCGGCGGCAGAAGCGgaagacaggagtcctgacacTAAACAGGAGTGGAAAACGCAACGGGGTGGTAGATGCCTGGGCTGGGGTCGCCCGGGTGTCTGATGAGGAGGCCATGACAGCAACAGAGGGAGCGTCTGGAGGTAACAGTGACCCTGATGGCCCCCACAGGGAGGGGTCTGGCCAGCGACCCACACTCACCACTTTCTTTGGTAGACAGAAGTCTCGCCAGGGCTCCGTGGCACTGGAGGAGCGAAAGGCAGGGCCAGCCTCCAGCTTAAAGGCGGAAGAGGAGCCGCTGGTGGGCAACAAGGATGAGGGTGCAGAAGCCCCTACTTCTAATGGGCCAGAAGTGAAAGAGGTGAAGACCCCTTAA